A genomic window from Brevibacillus agri includes:
- the bluB gene encoding 5,6-dimethylbenzimidazole synthase, with the protein MKRLTPEEKNGLYKAISNRRDIRTFRPDPIPPEKIAMILAAAHHAPSVGFMQPWNFILVEDEPTKQELADCADKERRALAIHYEGTGRESAFLALKIQGIKEAPLTICVTCDPTRGGDHVLGRNSIPETDIMSVSCAIQNMWLAAYAEDLAMGWVSFYKKADVRRILNIPPHIDPVALLSIGYTDHYPDRPLLELHQWAKREDLQQLIYRGRWGNSPSGKQNGLPDEQAVPRK; encoded by the coding sequence ATGAAGCGTTTGACACCGGAAGAAAAAAACGGTCTGTACAAGGCTATCAGCAATCGTCGCGATATACGCACGTTTCGCCCTGATCCAATCCCACCGGAAAAAATTGCCATGATTTTGGCCGCTGCCCATCACGCCCCTTCCGTCGGATTCATGCAGCCGTGGAATTTTATTCTCGTAGAGGACGAGCCGACCAAGCAGGAGTTGGCAGACTGTGCGGACAAAGAACGGCGCGCGCTCGCCATCCACTACGAGGGAACAGGGCGCGAATCGGCTTTTCTGGCGCTGAAAATCCAGGGCATCAAGGAAGCGCCGCTCACCATCTGCGTCACCTGCGATCCGACGCGGGGCGGCGATCACGTGCTTGGGCGCAATTCGATTCCCGAGACAGATATCATGTCGGTAAGCTGTGCCATTCAAAACATGTGGCTCGCGGCATATGCGGAAGATTTGGCGATGGGCTGGGTCAGCTTTTACAAAAAGGCGGACGTCCGCCGCATCTTGAACATCCCGCCGCACATCGACCCTGTCGCGTTGTTGTCCATCGGCTATACCGATCATTACCCGGATCGGCCGCTTTTGGAGCTGCACCAATGGGCAAAGCGGGAAGACTTGCAGCAGTTGATCTATCGCGGCCGCTGGGGAAACAGCCCGTCCGGCAAACAAAATGGACTGCCCGATGAACAGGCAGTCCCAAGGAAATAG
- the hrpB gene encoding ATP-dependent helicase HrpB, whose translation MKAMPIDAVLPELTGALAASNNAVLVAAPGAGKTTRVPLVFLEQDWLAKKRILMLEPRRLAARAAAGYMARQLGEQVGETVGYRVKHDTRVGPRTRIEVITEGILTRMLQDDPELADVGLIIFDEFHERSLHADLGLALSLQAQSLFREDLRILVMSATLAAEPVSRLLGDAPVIVSVGRAFPVETRFLPKPWTGAVEEAVTRTVLSALAEEAGDVLAFLPGAKEIRTTQALLAKSELAANVRVYPLYGALAQHEQDAAIQPGQAGERKVVLATSIAETSLTVEGVRIVIDSGWKRLPRFSSRTGMTRLETVRVSRAAADQRRGRAGRLDAGVCYRLWTEQEDRMLVAHEPPEMTEADLAPLALELAAWGVGDVQELQWLDVPPKASLAQARELLQQLGALDGHGQITAHGRVLAGMGLHPRLGHMIQKAGELGLGAIACELAVLLEERDIARGRAAFADADISSRVELLRLVAGKQGGARAFAEGQADEALCRRLWSEAAQLKRQWGSASTAENVADVSQTGRLLAFAYPDRIAQRRGDGRYLLRNGRGATFAVEQPLAFAPYVVAPLLDDQGADSRIMLAAAVEESDLYRDWSGQITEETSVWWDRSAQAVRARTRKKLGAFVLQEVAAEAEADEVLQALLAGIRTEGLELLPWSRHARQLRERLQFMSGIVPGWPRADDEALLDTLEEWLAPHVYGMRKKDELQQLSMSMVLEGMLSWEERQQLDEYAPTHITVPSGSKIAVDYSDPAAPCLFVRLQELFGWQYTPRIGRGKVPLTLHLLSPAQRPVQVTRDLASFWQQAYFEVKKDLKGRYPKHYWPDDPLAAIPTNRVRPQK comes from the coding sequence ATGAAGGCAATGCCTATTGATGCGGTGCTGCCGGAGTTGACCGGAGCGCTTGCGGCAAGCAACAACGCCGTGCTGGTCGCCGCTCCCGGGGCAGGGAAAACGACCAGGGTGCCGCTCGTTTTTCTCGAGCAGGACTGGCTCGCCAAAAAGCGCATTCTCATGCTGGAGCCGCGGCGGCTGGCAGCGCGAGCGGCGGCGGGCTACATGGCGCGGCAGCTTGGCGAGCAAGTGGGAGAGACGGTAGGGTATCGGGTCAAGCACGATACGCGAGTCGGCCCGCGTACGCGAATCGAAGTGATAACCGAAGGAATATTGACGCGGATGCTACAAGACGATCCCGAGCTTGCAGACGTCGGCCTGATCATTTTCGACGAGTTTCACGAGCGGAGCCTGCATGCGGATTTGGGACTGGCGCTCAGCTTGCAGGCGCAAAGCCTGTTTCGCGAAGACTTGCGGATTTTGGTCATGTCGGCCACGCTTGCGGCAGAGCCTGTTTCCCGCCTGCTGGGGGATGCTCCCGTCATCGTGAGCGTAGGCAGAGCTTTTCCGGTCGAGACGCGCTTTTTGCCAAAGCCGTGGACTGGCGCGGTCGAGGAGGCAGTCACCCGCACCGTTTTGTCGGCATTGGCGGAGGAGGCAGGGGATGTGCTCGCGTTTTTGCCGGGAGCCAAAGAAATTCGCACGACGCAAGCTTTGCTGGCTAAAAGCGAGCTTGCTGCAAACGTGCGCGTCTACCCGCTGTACGGGGCGCTTGCGCAGCACGAGCAAGATGCGGCGATTCAGCCGGGCCAAGCAGGCGAGCGAAAAGTGGTGCTCGCCACTTCGATTGCGGAGACGAGCCTGACTGTCGAGGGCGTGCGAATCGTGATCGACAGCGGTTGGAAAAGGCTGCCGCGCTTTTCTTCGCGCACCGGGATGACGAGGCTGGAGACGGTCCGGGTATCGCGGGCGGCAGCCGACCAGCGCAGGGGGAGAGCGGGCAGGCTGGACGCGGGTGTCTGCTATCGGCTGTGGACGGAGCAGGAGGACCGGATGCTCGTAGCGCACGAGCCACCGGAAATGACGGAGGCAGACCTCGCCCCGCTCGCTTTGGAGCTGGCAGCTTGGGGCGTGGGTGACGTGCAGGAGCTGCAATGGCTCGATGTTCCGCCAAAAGCTTCGCTGGCCCAGGCCAGGGAGCTGCTCCAGCAGTTAGGGGCGTTGGACGGGCACGGCCAGATTACCGCGCACGGCCGGGTGCTGGCCGGGATGGGCCTGCACCCAAGGCTTGGACACATGATTCAAAAAGCGGGCGAGCTCGGACTCGGAGCGATTGCGTGCGAGCTGGCTGTGCTGCTCGAGGAGCGGGATATCGCCCGGGGCCGAGCGGCTTTTGCCGATGCGGATATCAGCTCGCGGGTGGAGCTGTTGCGGCTCGTCGCGGGAAAACAAGGCGGGGCACGCGCTTTTGCGGAAGGGCAGGCTGATGAAGCGCTGTGTCGGCGGCTGTGGAGCGAAGCTGCGCAGCTCAAGCGGCAGTGGGGAAGCGCCAGCACGGCTGAAAACGTGGCCGACGTCAGCCAGACGGGCAGGCTGCTCGCCTTTGCCTACCCGGACAGGATCGCCCAGCGCAGGGGAGATGGACGCTACTTGCTGCGAAATGGCCGCGGCGCGACGTTTGCCGTTGAGCAGCCTCTGGCTTTTGCGCCGTACGTGGTAGCTCCGCTTCTCGACGACCAGGGGGCGGACAGCCGGATCATGCTCGCGGCAGCGGTGGAGGAAAGCGACCTGTACCGCGACTGGTCCGGGCAGATCACAGAGGAGACGTCTGTCTGGTGGGACCGTTCCGCTCAGGCCGTGCGCGCGCGTACGCGGAAAAAGCTCGGGGCATTCGTCTTGCAGGAGGTGGCGGCAGAAGCGGAAGCCGATGAGGTGTTGCAAGCTCTGCTTGCGGGCATCCGGACGGAAGGGCTGGAGCTGTTGCCGTGGAGCCGTCACGCCCGCCAGCTCAGGGAGCGGCTGCAGTTCATGAGCGGGATTGTGCCGGGCTGGCCGCGGGCAGATGACGAAGCCTTGCTCGACACGCTGGAGGAATGGCTCGCGCCGCATGTGTACGGCATGCGCAAAAAAGACGAGTTGCAGCAACTGTCCATGTCTATGGTGCTGGAAGGGATGCTGAGTTGGGAGGAACGGCAGCAGTTGGATGAGTACGCGCCTACGCATATCACCGTTCCGAGCGGCTCGAAAATCGCCGTCGACTACAGCGACCCTGCCGCGCCTTGCCTGTTTGTCAGGTTGCAGGAGCTGTTCGGCTGGCAGTATACGCCGCGCATCGGCCGGGGCAAGGTGCCGCTGACGCTGCATCTGCTTTCCCCGGCGCAGCGTCCGGTGCAGGTGACGCGAGACTTGGCCAGCTTTTGGCAGCAGGCGTACTTCGAAGTGAAAAAAGACTTGAAAGGCCGCTACCCGAAGCATTACTGGCCGGACGATCCGCTCGCCGCGATCCCGACGAACCGGGTGCGCCCGCAGAAATAG
- a CDS encoding MBL fold metallo-hydrolase, which produces MVEVHQHEDVLCLEGIVQRAGREWGIQVYVVDGMMVDTGPQTLAAGLTDRFSAASFDAVVLTHSHEDHSGNAAWLANSKNVPIYVHEKGVELCSRPADYPLYRQLVWGMREPFAARPLAETFHSRTIDWEVIYTPGHAHDHVALFDKQTGRLFSGDLFLGTKTKVILRDESIPLLIDSIRHVLTRDFRAMYCAHAGYIAKGKDLLARKLDDLLQLQGEILHLHGQGLTVAEINALLFAKPSPIIAVSEGEFDSVYIVTSVLAGHPQTESKSIV; this is translated from the coding sequence GTGGTAGAAGTCCATCAGCACGAAGATGTCCTGTGCCTGGAGGGGATTGTACAAAGAGCGGGCCGCGAGTGGGGAATCCAGGTGTATGTCGTAGACGGCATGATGGTCGATACCGGGCCGCAAACACTCGCAGCCGGCCTGACCGACCGCTTTTCAGCCGCTTCCTTCGACGCTGTCGTCCTGACGCACAGCCATGAAGATCACAGCGGAAACGCAGCCTGGCTTGCCAACAGCAAAAACGTCCCCATCTACGTCCACGAAAAAGGGGTGGAGCTATGCTCCAGACCCGCCGACTATCCGCTGTACCGCCAGCTTGTCTGGGGAATGCGCGAGCCTTTTGCCGCCCGGCCGCTCGCTGAAACGTTTCACTCCCGCACCATCGACTGGGAGGTCATCTACACTCCCGGACATGCGCACGACCACGTCGCCCTGTTCGACAAGCAAACAGGCCGCCTGTTTTCCGGCGACCTTTTTCTCGGAACGAAGACAAAAGTAATTTTGCGCGACGAGTCCATTCCGCTGTTGATCGATTCGATTCGCCACGTCCTGACCCGCGATTTTCGCGCTATGTACTGCGCTCATGCGGGCTACATCGCCAAAGGGAAAGATTTGCTTGCGCGCAAGCTGGACGATTTGCTCCAGCTACAAGGGGAAATCTTGCATTTGCACGGGCAAGGGCTGACTGTGGCGGAAATCAACGCACTGCTTTTCGCCAAGCCGTCGCCGATCATCGCCGTGTCCGAAGGCGAATTTGACTCGGTGTACATCGTCACTTCTGTGCTCGCAGGGCATCCCCAAACGGAATCGAAGTCAATCGTCTAG
- a CDS encoding DinB family protein: MEQQIARMQKHLAEVPDMFRDRGEEETARRPAPGKWSAKEILGHLCDSAINNLARFVRAQTEQPYALIPYQQDEWVKAQAYQARPAFEIVQLWSSLNRSVVAVMAAMPPAACEHACILADGTTVSLRWLMEDYVAHMEHHLGQLSRQLGQG, encoded by the coding sequence ATGGAGCAGCAAATCGCCCGCATGCAAAAGCATCTGGCAGAAGTTCCGGACATGTTTCGGGACAGGGGAGAGGAAGAGACGGCAAGGCGTCCGGCTCCGGGCAAATGGTCCGCCAAAGAAATTCTCGGCCATTTGTGCGACTCGGCGATCAACAACCTCGCCCGCTTCGTCCGCGCGCAGACCGAGCAGCCGTATGCGCTGATCCCGTACCAGCAGGACGAATGGGTAAAAGCGCAAGCGTACCAGGCGCGGCCTGCCTTCGAGATCGTGCAGCTATGGAGCAGCCTGAACCGCTCGGTGGTCGCGGTCATGGCCGCGATGCCGCCCGCCGCTTGCGAGCATGCCTGTATATTGGCCGACGGCACGACGGTCAGTCTGCGCTGGCTGATGGAGGATTACGTCGCGCATATGGAGCACCATCTCGGCCAGTTGTCCAGGCAGCTTGGCCAGGGCTAG
- a CDS encoding VOC family protein, protein MAIKKIEHVGLMVKDLEASIAFYTKVIGMELKGTLVHSNQIITLAFLGFPGSTETELELIHGYNDALPEEGKVHHLAFAVNNLEAEIERLQQLDVSFIDEAITTLPNGSRYMFFRGPDGEWLELFESTR, encoded by the coding sequence ATGGCAATCAAAAAAATCGAGCACGTCGGGCTGATGGTCAAAGATTTGGAGGCGTCCATCGCCTTTTACACGAAAGTGATCGGCATGGAGCTGAAAGGGACGCTCGTGCATTCCAATCAGATTATTACGCTCGCTTTTCTCGGGTTTCCGGGCAGCACAGAGACGGAGCTGGAGCTGATTCACGGCTACAACGACGCGCTGCCGGAGGAAGGCAAGGTGCACCATCTGGCGTTTGCGGTGAATAACCTCGAAGCCGAGATCGAGCGGCTGCAGCAGCTTGACGTCTCCTTCATCGACGAAGCGATCACGACGCTGCCCAACGGCTCCCGCTACATGTTTTTCCGCGGGCCGGACGGCGAATGGCTGGAGCTGTTTGAAAGCACGCGCTAA
- a CDS encoding prohibitin family protein produces MNDNNVVKMNPFQAGGKLLATILVLAVLVLLGTQSFTIISAGHSGVVLQLGAVQPKVLQEGMHFKIPFIQTVIPMEVRVQKSETSQTSASRDLQTVSTTIAVNHHLDSENVNKLYQQVGLEYNSRIVDPAIAEALKAVTAQYTAEELISKRSEVSNKVKEALRQKLSAYNIILDEINIREFTFSDEFNRAIESKQVAEQQALKSKLDLERIKIEKEQEITRAQAQAEALRLQKQEVTPELIQLRQIEAQLEAIRKWDGKLPNVTGGATPFINVGNQ; encoded by the coding sequence ATGAACGACAACAACGTAGTGAAGATGAATCCGTTCCAAGCTGGAGGAAAGCTGCTCGCAACCATTCTCGTACTAGCCGTTTTGGTCTTGCTCGGGACCCAATCGTTTACGATCATATCAGCGGGGCATAGCGGTGTCGTGCTGCAATTGGGCGCGGTACAGCCAAAAGTTTTGCAGGAAGGCATGCACTTTAAAATTCCTTTTATCCAGACCGTCATTCCGATGGAGGTACGGGTTCAAAAATCGGAGACGAGCCAAACGTCCGCTTCGCGTGACCTGCAAACCGTCTCGACGACCATCGCGGTCAACCACCATCTGGACAGCGAAAACGTCAACAAGCTGTACCAGCAGGTGGGGCTGGAGTACAACAGCCGCATCGTCGACCCGGCAATCGCCGAAGCGCTGAAGGCCGTCACCGCGCAGTACACGGCAGAAGAATTGATCTCCAAGCGCTCCGAGGTGAGCAACAAGGTCAAGGAAGCGCTGCGACAAAAGCTGTCTGCCTACAACATCATTCTCGATGAGATCAACATTCGCGAGTTTACGTTCAGCGACGAATTTAACCGCGCGATCGAGTCGAAGCAAGTAGCGGAGCAGCAGGCGCTCAAGTCGAAGCTCGACCTGGAGCGGATCAAGATCGAAAAGGAGCAGGAGATTACGCGCGCGCAGGCACAGGCCGAAGCGTTGCGCCTGCAAAAGCAGGAAGTCACGCCGGAGCTGATTCAGCTCAGACAGATCGAAGCGCAACTGGAAGCGATCCGCAAATGGGACGGCAAGTTGCCGAACGTCACAGGCGGCGCGACTCCGTTTATCAACGTAGGGAACCAGTAA
- a CDS encoding MFS transporter codes for MGYIKQGTTAFRKTNLAFFAAGFNTFAILYSTQPLMPEFTKEFHVSPTMASLSLSLTTISLSVSMLVFGTISEVWGRKPVMISSMLAASLLSILTACSPSYESLLLFRIIQGISLGGLPSIAMAYLGEEMEPKSLGVAMGLYISGNSLGAVCGRILSGILTDLFNWHMAMGAISLMSLVATLIFWFSLPASQNFHARAPEVRKLAASMLSHLRDPALFCLFGIGFLSLGSNVALYNYIGYVLTAAPYSLSQTLVGWIFIVFLVGMFASVWMAKLADKFGRLKMLLVSLLLTLLGACLTLDSHLAVIIAGLPVLTFGFFGSHSIASGWVGRRATHDKAQASSLYLFFYYAGSSIGGTMGGMFWSSLGWGGVVAMIAGFMAVAFVFALRLSKVLANSSAPSAEKKWTVAKLK; via the coding sequence ATGGGATACATCAAGCAAGGCACAACCGCTTTTCGCAAGACCAATCTGGCTTTTTTTGCGGCGGGCTTCAACACGTTTGCGATTTTGTACAGCACGCAGCCATTGATGCCTGAATTTACAAAAGAGTTTCACGTTTCGCCGACGATGGCGAGCTTGTCGCTCTCGTTGACGACGATCTCGCTGTCCGTCAGCATGCTCGTGTTCGGGACGATCTCAGAGGTGTGGGGACGCAAGCCGGTAATGATTAGCTCGATGCTGGCCGCCTCCCTCCTGTCGATCCTGACGGCATGCAGCCCTTCATACGAATCTCTTCTTCTTTTTCGCATCATCCAGGGAATCTCGCTAGGCGGCCTTCCGTCTATTGCCATGGCTTATTTGGGCGAAGAAATGGAGCCGAAAAGTCTGGGAGTCGCCATGGGGCTGTACATCAGCGGCAACTCGCTGGGGGCGGTGTGCGGGCGGATTCTCTCCGGCATACTGACCGACCTGTTCAACTGGCACATGGCGATGGGCGCGATCAGCCTGATGAGCCTCGTCGCCACGCTGATTTTCTGGTTCAGCCTGCCTGCTTCGCAAAACTTTCACGCGCGCGCTCCCGAGGTGCGCAAGCTGGCGGCTTCCATGCTCAGCCACTTGCGGGACCCGGCTCTTTTCTGCCTGTTCGGCATCGGGTTTTTGAGTCTCGGCAGCAATGTGGCGCTCTACAATTACATCGGGTACGTCTTGACCGCAGCGCCTTATTCGCTCAGTCAAACGCTCGTCGGCTGGATTTTCATCGTGTTTCTCGTCGGGATGTTCGCCTCCGTCTGGATGGCGAAGCTCGCAGACAAGTTCGGCAGGCTGAAAATGCTGCTCGTCTCCTTGCTGCTGACGCTGCTCGGCGCGTGCCTGACGCTCGACAGTCATTTGGCGGTCATCATCGCGGGCTTGCCCGTCCTGACCTTCGGCTTTTTCGGAAGCCATTCGATTGCGAGCGGCTGGGTCGGGCGGCGGGCGACTCATGACAAGGCGCAAGCATCATCGCTCTACCTGTTCTTTTATTACGCCGGTTCCAGCATCGGCGGGACGATGGGCGGCATGTTCTGGTCGTCGCTCGGCTGGGGCGGTGTCGTCGCGATGATCGCCGGATTCATGGCCGTCGCCTTCGTCTTCGCCCTGCGCCTGTCCAAAGTCCTCGCCAATTCGTCTGCGCCGTCCGCCGAGAAAAAGTGGACGGTGGCGAAGCTGAAATGA
- a CDS encoding LysR family transcriptional regulator, which translates to MEWQQLEYFQTLARMQHVTRAAEAMSLSQPALSRSIARLEEELGVPLFERQGRTIMLNRYGQLFLKRVNRILKEFEDGKQELRDLVHPDRGEVALGFLHTLGTSLIPDLIGAFRAKSPSIGFTMIQNHSYSLLEHLDAGELDLCLLAEPTETKLPIQWTPLWSEELFAIVPIGHPLAGRESILLSEIAEESFIFLKKGYALRRTTDQLFEQLGVTPRVTFEGEEAATVAGLVAAGLGVSLLPDLRGIDQSKIAQIRIRAPKCQRVIGMALVKGGYLSPAAVRFKEFILDYFGK; encoded by the coding sequence ATGGAATGGCAACAACTCGAATATTTTCAGACGCTCGCCCGGATGCAGCACGTCACCCGTGCGGCGGAAGCGATGTCGCTCTCCCAGCCCGCGCTCAGCCGCTCAATCGCGCGGCTGGAGGAAGAGCTGGGCGTCCCGCTCTTTGAACGGCAAGGGCGGACGATCATGCTGAACCGTTACGGCCAGCTTTTTTTGAAGCGCGTCAACCGCATCCTCAAAGAATTTGAGGACGGAAAACAGGAGCTGCGCGATCTCGTCCACCCCGACCGCGGCGAGGTTGCCCTCGGCTTTTTGCACACGCTCGGCACCAGCCTGATTCCCGACCTCATCGGCGCGTTTCGTGCCAAGTCGCCCTCCATCGGCTTCACGATGATCCAAAACCACAGCTACTCGCTCCTCGAGCATCTCGACGCAGGCGAGCTGGACCTGTGCCTTCTCGCCGAGCCGACGGAAACCAAGCTGCCGATCCAGTGGACGCCGCTCTGGAGCGAGGAGCTGTTTGCCATCGTGCCGATCGGGCATCCACTGGCCGGACGGGAGAGCATCCTGCTTTCGGAAATTGCCGAGGAATCGTTTATTTTTTTGAAAAAGGGCTACGCGCTGCGGCGCACGACCGACCAGCTTTTTGAGCAACTCGGCGTCACCCCCCGCGTGACTTTTGAGGGCGAGGAGGCGGCCACCGTCGCGGGGCTGGTCGCAGCCGGACTGGGCGTGTCCCTGCTCCCCGATTTGCGCGGCATCGACCAAAGCAAAATCGCGCAAATCCGCATCCGCGCGCCCAAGTGCCAGCGCGTAATCGGCATGGCGCTGGTCAAAGGCGGGTATTTGTCTCCGGCTGCGGTTCGCTTTAAGGAGTTTATTTTGGATTACTTCGGCAAGTGA
- a CDS encoding ABC transporter ATP-binding protein translates to MSQEQKEQPFFPPRPGRGFGHGGARVPVSKPKNFSATIKRLWQAFGREKRWLPLVFAIVLVDGLLMLSAPYLIGKAIDAMTGGAEAFSFLSIIILALLGSYIVDGALTFLQGWMIAGITQRIVTNMRQALFEKLQKLPIAFFDSRTHGELMSRLTNDIDNVSNSISQSTTQLMSGVIVLAGSLVMMLVLSPILTLACLITVPLVFLLTRTIAKRTSVLFKNQQIELGKLNGHIEEAISGIQVVKAFNHEEKAIADFAAINDRLCKVGMKAQIWSGFLMPIMNVINNLGFAMVAIVGGILAVKGMITVGVIASFLSYSRQFVRPLNDLANIFNVLQSGVAGAERVFEVLDEREEPLDSPDAAVLREPKGHVVFDRVSFGYRPDQPILKNVSFEAQAGSTTALVGPTGAGKTTVVNLLTRFYDVTEGTIYLDGKDIREYSRDSLRRSFGFVLQDTYLFSGTIKENIMYGKPDATDAEVEAAAKMAHADVFINRLPKRYDTQLTENGGNLSQGQRQLLAIARVILARPSLLILDEATSSIDTRTELIIQDTLATIMEGRTSFVIAHRLGTIRDADAIMVVDSGEIVEKGSHDDLIAQKGVYYQLFYNQFKNLHAASS, encoded by the coding sequence ATGAGCCAGGAGCAAAAGGAACAGCCGTTTTTTCCTCCCCGTCCGGGCCGCGGCTTCGGCCATGGGGGCGCGCGCGTGCCGGTGAGCAAGCCGAAAAACTTTTCGGCGACCATAAAAAGACTGTGGCAAGCGTTCGGGCGGGAAAAACGATGGCTGCCGCTCGTGTTCGCCATCGTGCTCGTCGATGGTTTGCTGATGCTCTCGGCTCCGTACCTGATCGGGAAGGCCATCGACGCGATGACAGGCGGGGCAGAGGCGTTCAGCTTTTTGTCGATCATCATTCTCGCTTTGCTCGGCTCGTACATCGTGGACGGAGCCTTGACGTTTTTGCAGGGCTGGATGATCGCCGGCATCACGCAGCGAATCGTGACCAACATGCGGCAAGCTTTGTTCGAAAAGCTGCAAAAGCTACCGATTGCCTTTTTCGACTCGCGCACGCACGGCGAACTGATGAGCCGCCTGACCAACGATATCGACAACGTCAGCAACTCCATCTCGCAGTCGACGACACAGCTCATGTCCGGGGTGATCGTGCTCGCCGGGTCGCTGGTGATGATGCTCGTGCTTTCGCCGATTCTCACGCTCGCCTGCCTGATTACGGTGCCGCTCGTCTTTTTGCTCACCCGCACGATTGCGAAGCGAACCAGTGTGCTGTTCAAAAATCAGCAGATCGAGCTGGGCAAGCTGAACGGCCACATTGAAGAGGCGATTTCCGGGATTCAGGTCGTCAAGGCGTTCAACCACGAGGAAAAGGCGATTGCCGACTTTGCCGCGATCAACGACAGACTGTGCAAGGTCGGGATGAAGGCGCAAATCTGGTCGGGCTTTTTGATGCCGATCATGAACGTGATTAACAACCTTGGCTTTGCGATGGTGGCGATTGTCGGGGGGATACTGGCGGTGAAAGGGATGATTACCGTCGGGGTGATCGCCAGCTTCCTCAGCTATTCGCGGCAGTTTGTCCGCCCGCTGAACGATCTCGCCAACATTTTCAACGTGCTGCAGTCCGGCGTAGCGGGCGCGGAGCGGGTGTTCGAGGTGCTGGACGAACGGGAGGAGCCGCTCGATTCCCCGGACGCCGCTGTGCTCAGAGAGCCAAAAGGGCACGTCGTATTCGACCGGGTGAGCTTCGGGTATCGCCCCGACCAGCCGATTTTGAAAAACGTCAGCTTCGAGGCACAGGCGGGAAGCACGACTGCTCTGGTCGGTCCGACGGGTGCGGGCAAGACGACCGTCGTCAATTTGCTGACGCGCTTTTACGATGTGACGGAAGGGACGATCTACCTCGACGGCAAAGACATCCGCGAATACTCGCGGGACAGCCTGCGCAGAAGCTTCGGTTTCGTTTTGCAGGACACGTACCTGTTTTCCGGGACGATCAAGGAAAACATCATGTACGGCAAGCCTGACGCGACAGACGCCGAGGTCGAGGCGGCCGCGAAAATGGCGCATGCCGATGTGTTCATCAATCGGCTGCCCAAGCGCTACGATACGCAACTGACCGAAAACGGCGGCAATTTGAGCCAGGGGCAGCGCCAGCTTTTGGCGATTGCCCGCGTCATCCTCGCCCGGCCGTCGCTTCTGATTCTCGACGAGGCGACGAGCAGCATAGACACGCGGACAGAGCTGATTATTCAGGATACGCTCGCGACGATCATGGAAGGGCGCACGAGCTTTGTGATCGCGCACAGGCTCGGCACGATCCGCGACGCCGACGCGATCATGGTCGTGGACAGCGGCGAGATCGTGGAAAAAGGCAGCCACGACGACCTGATCGCGCAAAAAGGGGTATACTACCAGTTGTTTTACAATCAGTTCAAAAACTTGCACGCTGCTTCGTCCTGA